One segment of Theobroma cacao cultivar B97-61/B2 chromosome 9, Criollo_cocoa_genome_V2, whole genome shotgun sequence DNA contains the following:
- the LOC18588433 gene encoding uncharacterized protein LOC18588433, which produces MALSLKDSANSPKPNFLIGENYQLSLKQSLEDLLAETHKETPNFSVFIDKFYDLMQAKIDPPLESVWVYSALSFRSHNFTNEDPLNQLSIIKDFFQLVSSCSSPCSSSKSIALLAPIVLEVYKLVVEVLGKDLGSKREQKVIKKVKSMVEVIIGYISMCCCKELSEESEGLDVNLVIPFEDLVSIWMDRNANLQSFFPFLSDEICRVISERGFDVNYLAGVVMVEAFLLKLCLDLRLGTEGMVLEKELRSRAVALISSFHNFYFFEILVRVLLQLALPVTSFLGLEDGVLLRNILYDAVILVEYSFLKSETVHLPAEHIKSIAMTRLIVTLEGIEFSRNNGDQKRATRYTSAFANSHLPSQITQCIMRQIGMDEKAGRTSGSSPKALIKWLLNLEKQGIKPFDDSILKCRAKLLVDDSEADYERSVSKLEGKKLEDDPLFYFDNQGKEENEDEENNMKNESLTDAFMTAAHSMRLIDSFRTKRKGNGSADKEKIKYFKYDLCSNSESAKDKVSAVTNDDLSSESEVEIPLSDEEA; this is translated from the exons ATGGCTTTATCTCTGAAAGATTCTGCAAATTCCCCAAAACCCAATTTTCTGATTGGTGAAAACTACCAACTTTCTCTAAAACAATCCCTGGAAGATCTTTTAGCTGAAACCCACAAAGAAACCCCAAATTTCTCTGTTTTCATTGATAAATTCTATGATTTAATGCAAGCAAAGATTGATCCACCTCTGGAATCCGTCTGGGTATACTCTGCTTTGTCGTTTCGAAGCCATAATTTTACAAATGAAGATCCGTTGAATCAATTATCAATCATAAAGGATTTCTTTCAGTTAGTTTCTTCATGTTCAAGTCCCTGTAGTTCTTCTAAAAGCATAGCATTGCTTGCGCCAATTGTTTTAGAGGTTTATAAGTTAGTTGTGGAAGTACTAGGAAAAGACTTGGGTTCAAAGAGGGAGCAGAAAGTGATTAAAAAGGTAAAGTCTATGGTTGAAGTGATTATTGGCTATATTAGCATGTGCTGTTGTAAGGAATTGAGTGAGGAGAGTGAAGGTCTTGATGTGAATTTGGTAATTCCGTTTGAGGATTTGGTTTCTATTTGGATGGATAGAAATGCAAATTTACAATCTTTTTTTCCGTTTTTGAGTGATGAGATTTGTAGAGTGATTAGTGAAAGAGGGTTTGATGTGAATTACTTGGCTGGTGTAGTTATGGTGGAGGCATTTTTGTTGAAACTTTGCTTGGATTTAAGGCTTGGGACTGAAGGGATGGTGTTGGAGAAAGAGTTGAGAAGTCGGGCTGTTGCTTTAATCTCCAGCTTTCAcaacttttatttctttg AGATACTTGTCAGGGTGCTGCTGCAGCTGGCATTGCCAGTGACTTCCTTTCTG GGACTTGAAGATGGAGTTCTGCTGAGAAATATTTTGTATGATGCTGTTATCTTGGTTGAGTATTCTTTCCTCAAGTCAGAGACAGTTCACCTACCAGCCGAGCACATAAAAAGTATTGCCATGACAAGATTGATTGTCACACTTGAAGGCATTGAGTTTTCCAG AAATAATGGGGATCAAAAAAGAGCTACTCGTTATACAAGTGCCTTTGCCAATTCTCATTTACCCTCTCAAATAACCCAATGCATCATGAGGCAGATTGGCATGGATGAGAAAGCAGGAAGAACAAGTGGATCCTCACCTAAAGCTCTTATTA AGTGGCTACTGAACCTTGAGAAACAAGGGATAAAGCCATTTGATGATAGCATCTTGAAATGCCGTGCTAAATTACTTGTTGATGATTCTGAGGCAGACTATGAGCGATCAGTATCAAAGTTAGAGGGGAAGAAACTTGAGGATGATCCTCTCTTTTACTTTGATAACCAAGGGAAAGAGGaaaatgaagatgaagaaaataatatgaaaaatgaatctttgACAGATGCATTTATGACCGCTGCTCATTCAATGAGGCTGATAGATAGCTTCAGgacaaaaaggaaaggaaatggAAGTGCAGACAAGGAGAAGATCAAGTATTTTAAGTATGATCTTTGCAGCAATTCTGAATCAGCTAAAGACAAGGTCTCAGCTGTTACTAATGATGATTTGAGTAGTGAGAGCGAAGTTGAGATCCCACTCTCTGATGAAGAGGCATAA
- the LOC18588434 gene encoding uncharacterized protein LOC18588434: MKQILVLLVSVLLLSTWVPVSLCAKKPVAVARKEDIPYIKCQVCEKLASQLYQQVQTKQAQISPKKISEYQIIEIAENVCNLKKEEADWILKIDIGEQGNKLELIEQDAEGICNSECKTIERACQEVMGYSDTDVAEYIYMSKPDIESLANYLCKDLAKACNSKPPPLPKDRTPGEPFVPKPTKEAEMEKMLRSMEGMPGAPSMKMYSREELMNMKNLGEDADDENDDDDDDEEFPSNLGKLLRDKESRKGDWKQRISKGIKNASESLKKHATKVSNRVQRWWRGINAARSKASKAEL; this comes from the exons ATGAAGCAAATTTTAGTTCTTCTTGTATCAGTTTTGTTATTGTCAACGTGGGTGCCTGTCTCTCTATGTGCCAAGAAGCCAGTGGCAGTTGCTAGAAAAGAAGACATTCCTTACATCAAATGTCAAGTTTGTGAGAAGCTGGCATCACAGTTGTACCAACAAGTGCAAACAAAACAAGCCCAGATCTCTCCCAAGAAG ATCTCAGAATATCAAATCATTGAGATCGCGGAGAACGTTTGTAATTTGAAGAAGGAGGAAGCTGATTGGATTTTGAAGATTGATATAGGAGAGCAAGGAAATAAGTTGGAG CTAATCGAACAGGATGCCGAAGGGATTTGCAATTCAGAGTGTAAGACAATTGAGCGAGCTTGTCAGGAG GTTATGGGGTATTCTGATACTGATGTTGctgaatatatatacatgtccAAGCCTGATATTGAGTCGCTGGCCAATTATCTGTGTAAAGACCTGGCTAAGGCATGCAACAGCAAGCCTCCCCCACTACCAAAG GATAGGACTCCGGGAGAACCTTTTGTACCCAAACCAACTAAAGAGGCTGAAATGGAAAAGATGTTACGATCAATGGAG GGTATGCCGGGGGCACCCAGCATGAAAATGTATTCAAGGGAGGAGCTGATGAACATGAAGAATTTGGGTGAAGATGCAGATGATGAAAATGACGACGATGACGACGACGAAGAGTTTCCATCTAATTTG gGAAAACTTTTGAGAGACAAAGAAAGTAGAAAAGGCGATTGGAAACAGAGGATCAGCAAAGGCATAAAAAATGCAAGTGAATCATTGAAGAAACATGCAACCAAGGTCTCCAACCGGGTACAAAGGTGGTGGAGAGGAATTAATGCTGCCCGTTCGAAGGCCAGCAAGGCAGAGCTTTAG
- the LOC18588431 gene encoding pollen-specific protein SF21 isoform X1, translating to MAESNDFIPLDTEKIYMGGKEHHVRTRCGSVSVIVYGDQDKPPLITYPDLALNHMSCFQGLFFCPEAASLLLHNFCIYHISPPGHELGAAPICPSVSAHCVDDLADQILEVLNFFGLGSVMCMGVTAGAYILTLFAMKYRERVLGLILISPLCRAPSWTEWFYNKVMSNLLYFYGMCGLLKEFLLQRYFSKEVRGNAEVPESDIVQACRRLLDERHGSNVMRFLQAINRRPDLSSGLKRLRCRTLIFVGDNSPFHSEALYMTSKLDRRFSALVEVQACGSMVTEEQPHAMLIPMEYFFMGYGLYRPCQLSDSPRSPLSPSCISPELLSPESMGLKLKPIKTRVSLEV from the exons ATGGCTGAGTCAAACGATTTCATTCCTCTGGATACAGAAAAGATCTATATGGGTGGAAAG GAACATCATGTACGAACGCGCTGTGGTTCTGTGTCTGTTATAGTATATGGGGACCAAGACAAGCCACCCCTAATTACATATCCTGATTTGGCTTTGAATC ATATGTCTTGTTTCCAAGGATTGTTCTTTTGTCCAGAAGCGGCCTCCTTGCTGCTCCATAATTTCTGCATTTACCATATTAGTCCTCCTGGGCATGAG TTGGGAGCTGCTCCAATTTGTCCAAGTGTTTCTGCCCATTGTGTTGACGACTTAGCTGATCAGATCCTTGAGGTCCTTAACTTTTTTGG GCTTGGTTCAGTGATGTGCATGGGAGTAACTGCGGGTGCTTACATCCTTACTCTGTTTGCT ATGAAATACAGAGAACGTGTTCTTGGTTTGATACTTATATCCCCTCTTTGCAGAGCCCCCTCTTGGACagaatggttttataacaag GTGATGTCaaatttgttatatttttatggaATGTGTGGACTGCTTAAAGAGTTTTTGCTTCAACGTTATTTCAGCAAG GAAGTTCGTGGTAATGCAGAAGTTCCTGAGTCGGATATAGTTCAAGCATGCAGAAGG TTGCTGGATGAGAGGCATGGCTCAAATGTGATGCGATTTCTTCAAGCAATTAATAg GAGACCTGACCTTAGCAGTGGGCTGAAGAGACTCAGATGTCGTACCCTAATATTTGTTGGGGATAACTCACCATTTCATTCTGAGGCCCTCTACATGACATCCAAGTTGGATAGAAGATTTAGTGCCTTAGTTGAG GTCCAGGCTTGTGGATCAATGGTGACAGAAGAACAGCCACATGCAATGTTGATACCTATGGAATACTTCTTCATGGGGTATGGGTTGTATAGGCCTTGCCAGTTGAGTGACAGCCCGAGGAGCCCTTTAAGTCCATCTTGCATCTCACCGGAGCTTCTGTCTCCAGAAAGCATGGGTTTGAAGTTAAAACCTATAAAGACACGTGTTTCCCTTGAAGTTTGA
- the LOC18588432 gene encoding pentatricopeptide repeat-containing protein At4g39530 — MLSVFSIHCSSESLLIKTFPTKWHFIARNFTSSQYSGLLRDSASNGSLNFGKAIHGQLIKIGLTSWTSLLHFYTKCGSFGCACQVLDEMPNRNVMSWTVLISRLVSEGHSYRAMNLYCNMKKDGVRPNGFTLVTALKACSMGFELDFGTQLHAEVIKIGVLLDTFVASAVVDLYARCGEMKHAERAFFCMPEKNVVTWSAFLNGYAKMGDSQEVLKWFCGMKGTETKFSKFILSTVFKSCARLGNLQGGRVVHCLAIKIGSDIDEYLGCCIIDMYSKCGVGEDAQRVFEAIKVPNVVAWTSMINCLDGQGKSQEAAEMFCLMRQKEVRPNQLTFASIVRTAANFSDLHYCQSIHACILKFGFESDKFLSNALITMYMKMKSVQNGWEVFNAMSSWDSTSWNSLLSGPRDCETYHQGPRIFCKMLTEGFRPDVYTFASILRSNGTLENFGFGKQVHAHIMKNGLDCNNFVGTSLIDMYAKNRCLDEAELLFNELNERDLFSWTVIIASYAQADQGEKAVKWFNRMQQEGFKPNEFTLSCCFSGCHNLRMLESGLQLHSMSIKSGLLNDTYVASALIDMHGKRRCIEDAEAIFKEMDFRNTVSWSTIICAYTQHGQGKMAIEAFKAMLDEGFLPDEVTFIGVLSACSQLGLIEEAKMYFDSISKVYMISPTVEHCACMVNVFCRAGKFEEVERFMKEMNLTENAMIWDTVLWGCKLHSNVEFGERAARKLFELEPELEYNYVTLSNMFAARGEWDEVEKIRALMCNQGIKKQPGGSWLEIHGEAYMFYAQDTSYPGIKEINMQMEKLIKCRTNEHKIISNFKQD, encoded by the coding sequence ATGCTTAGTGTGTTTTCAATTCATTGTAGCAGTGAATCCTTGCTGATTAAAACCTTCCCAACGAAGTGGCATTTCATAGCAAGAAACTTTACTTCATCCCAATACTCTGGGCTGCTACGAGACTCTGCGTCAAATGGATCTCTAAATTTTGGGAAGGCAATTCACGGGCAGCTGATAAAAATTGGTTTGACCTCTTGGACTTCGTTGCTGCATTTTTACACAAAATGCGGGAGCTTTGGGTGCGCTTGTCAGGTTCTTGATGAAATGCCAAATAGAAACGTTATGTCTTGGACTGTACTCATTTCACGGTTAGTATCCGAGGGACATAGCTATCGTGCTATGAATTTGTATTGTAATATGAAAAAAGATGGTGTTAGGCCAAATGGGTTCACTTTAGTGACAGCCTTGAAAGCTTGTTCTATGGGATTTGAGTTAGATTTTGGAACACAGTTGCATGCAGAAGTGATTAAGATTGGGGTTTTATTAGATACATTTGTTGCTTCTGCTGTTGTTGACCTCTATGCGAGATGTGGTGAGATGAAACATGCAGAAAGAGCATTCTTTTGCATGCCAGAGAAGAATGTTGTGACATGGAGTGCTTTTCTTAATGGTTATGCAAAGATGGGTGATAGCCAAGAGGTTTTGAAGTGGTTTTGTGGGATGAAAGGAACAGAAACGAAGTTTAGTAAGTTCATTTTATCGACTGTGTTTAAGAGTTGTGCGCGTTTGGGAAATTTGCAAGGAGGCAGGGTTGTGCATTGTCTGGCAATTAAGATTGGCTCTGATATTGATGAATATCTGGGTTGCTGCATTATTGATATGTATTCCAAGTGTGGGGTTGGCGAGGATGCACAAAGGGTCTTTGAGGCCATCAAGGTTCCCAACGTGGTTGCTTGGACTTCAATGATCAACTGCCTTGATGGGCAAGGCAAGAGTCAAGAAGCAGCAGAGATGTTCTGCTTAATGAGACAAAAAGAGGTGAGACCAAATCAGCTTACCTTTGCTAGTATTGTTCGTACTGCAGCCAATTTCAGTGATTTGCACTACTGTCAAAGCATTCATGCTTGTATACTCAAATTTGGCTTTGAATCTGATAAGTTCCTAAGCAATGCGCTTATCACCATgtatatgaaaatgaaatctGTTCAAAATGGTTGGGAAGTGTTTAATGCAATGAGTTCTTGGGATTCAACTTCCTGGAATTCGCTTTTGTCTGGTCCTCGTGACTGTGAAACTTATCATCAGGGACCAAGAATCTTCTGCAAGATGCTCACAGAAGGTTTTAGGCCCGACGTTTACACTTTTGCTAGCATTCTAAGATCCAATGGCACCctggaaaattttggttttggaaAGCAAGTACATGCCCATATAATGAAGAATGGGCTTGATTGTAATAACTTTGTCGGAACATCCCTTATTGACATGTATGCCAAAAACAGATGCTTGGATGAGGCTGAGTTACTTTTTAATGAATTGAATGAAAGAGATCTCTTCAGCTGGACTGTCATCATTGCCAGTTATGCTCAAGCTGATCAGGGAGAGAAAGCTGTCAAATGGTTCAATAGGATGCAACAGGAAGGATTTAAGCCCAATGAATTCACTCTTTCATGCTGTTTTAGTGGTTGCCACAACTTAAGAATGCTGGAAAGTGGGCTGCAACTTCATTCCATGTCAATAAAGTCTGGACTTCTAAATGATACCTATGTTGCAAGTGCACTTATTGATATGCATGGAAAAAGGAGGTGCATAGAAGATGCTGAGGCTATTTTTAAGGAAATGGACTTCCGGAATACGGTCTCATGGAGCACAATTATATGTGCATACACTCAGCATGGGCAAGGAAAGATGGCCATTGAAGCCTTCAAAGCTATGTTAGATGAAGGTTTCCTTCCTGATGAGGTTACATTTATAGGTGTTCTTTCTGCATGCAGTCAATTGGGTTTAATTGAAGAAGCAAAAATGTATTTTGACTCAATTAGCAAGGTCTACATGATTTCTCCTACGGTTGAACATTGTGCTTGTATGGTCAATGTATTTTGTCGAGCAGGTAAATTTGAAGAAGTTGAAAGGTTTATGAAGGAGATGAATCTAACCGAAAATGCCATGATATGGGATACTGTTCTTTGGGGTTGTAAACTGCATAGTAATGTGGAATTTGGTGAAAGAGCTGCCAGAAAGCTTTTTGAGCTTGAACCTGAACTAGAGTATAATTATGTGACGTTATCCAACATGTTTGCAGCTAGAGGAGAGTGGGATGAAGTTGAGAAAATTAGGGCATTAATGTGCAATCAAGGAATTAAAAAGCAGCCAGGGGGCAGTTGGCTTGAGATCCATGGTGAAGCCTACATGTTTTATGCACAGGATACTTCTTATCCAGGTATCAAGGAGATTAATATGCAGATGGAGAAGCTGATAAAATGTAGAACGAATGAAcacaaaattatttcaaatttcaagcAAGATTAA
- the LOC18588435 gene encoding protein arginine N-methyltransferase 1.1, giving the protein MGRRKNSNAAQTSTNSSNGFEGTKIRFQDADDEEAATDSSNLDESIVAIDKATEDVSMGEPDVSFVDCEGDDDKTSADYYFDSYSHFGIHEEMLKDVVRTKTYQNVIYQNKFLFQNKVVLDVGAGTGILSLFCAKAGAAHVYAVECSHMADMAKQIVEKNGVSDVVTVLKGKIEEIELPVAKVDIIISEWMGYFLLFENMLNTVLYARDKWLVNDGIVLPDKASLYLTAIEDAEYKDDKIEFWNNVYGFDMSCIKKQAMMEPLVDTVDQNQIVTNCHLLKTMDISKMAPGDASFTAPFKLVAQRDDYIHAFVAYFDVSFTKCHKLMGFSTGPRSRATHWKQTVLYLEDVLTVCEGEAIVGSMTVAPNKKNPRDVDIMVKYSLSGRRCVISKVQFYKMR; this is encoded by the exons ATGGGTCGCCGTAAAAACAGCAACGCAGCTCAAACGTCGACGAACTCTTCGAACGGATTCGAAGGAACCAAGATTCGGTTTCAAGACGCCGACGACGAGGAAGCCGCCACAGACAGCTCTAATCTCGACGAATCAATCGTCGCCATTGATAAAGCTACCGAAGACGTCTCCATGGGAGAACCTGACGTCTCCTTTGTCGATTGCGAAGGCGATGATGATAAAACCAGTGCTGATTATTACTTCGATTCTTACTCTCACTTCg GTATTCATGAA GAAATGCTCAAGGATGTGGTGCGAACTAAGACATATCAAAACGTTATTTATCAGAATAAGTTTCTATTCCAGAATAAAGTAGTTCTCGATGTGGGAGCTGGAACTGGAATTTTGTCTCTGTTTTGTGCAAAAGCAGGGGCAGCACATGTTTATGCA gTTGAGTGTTCTCATATGGCTGATATGGCTAAAcaaattgttgaaaaaaatggCGTGTCTGATG TTGTTACAGTTTTGAAAGGAAAGATTGAAGAAATTGAGCTTCCTGTCGCGAAAGTAGATATCATTATATCAGAGTGGATGGGTTACTTTTTGTTGTTTGAGAATATGTTGAATACAGTGTTATATGCCCGTGATAAATGGCTT GTCAATGATGGAATTGTGCTACCAGATAAAGCTTCTCTTTACTTGACAGCAATTGAGGATGCAGAGTACAAAGATGATAAGATTGAAT TTTGGAATAATGTTTACGGCTTTGACATGAGTTGCATCAAAAAGCAAGCTATGATGGAACCTCTTGTTGACACAGTTGACCAGAATCAAATTGTGACAAATTGCCACCTTCTCAAG ACAATGGATATCTCCAAGATGGCTCCTGGGGATGCTTCTTTCACTGCACCTTTTAAGCTTGTTGCACAACGTGATGATTACATCCATGCTTTTGTTGCATACTTTGATGTATCATTTACCAAGTGCCACAAATTGATGGGCTTCTCTACAG GGCCAAGATCCCGAGCTACACATTGGAAGCAAACAGTCCTATACCTAGAGGATGTGCTAACCGTATGTGAAGGGGAGGCAATAGTTGGTAGCATGACTGTTGCACCAAACAAGAAGAATCCCCGAGATGTCGATATAATGGTCAAATATTCATTGAGTGGTCGACGATGTGTGATTTCGAAAGTTCAATTCTATAAGATGCGCTGA
- the LOC18588431 gene encoding pollen-specific protein SF21 isoform X2 has product MLSWISLKEEHHVRTRCGSVSVIVYGDQDKPPLITYPDLALNHMSCFQGLFFCPEAASLLLHNFCIYHISPPGHELGAAPICPSVSAHCVDDLADQILEVLNFFGLGSVMCMGVTAGAYILTLFAMKYRERVLGLILISPLCRAPSWTEWFYNKVMSNLLYFYGMCGLLKEFLLQRYFSKEVRGNAEVPESDIVQACRRLLDERHGSNVMRFLQAINRRPDLSSGLKRLRCRTLIFVGDNSPFHSEALYMTSKLDRRFSALVEVQACGSMVTEEQPHAMLIPMEYFFMGYGLYRPCQLSDSPRSPLSPSCISPELLSPESMGLKLKPIKTRVSLEV; this is encoded by the exons ATGTTAAGTTGGATTTCCCTAAAAGAG GAACATCATGTACGAACGCGCTGTGGTTCTGTGTCTGTTATAGTATATGGGGACCAAGACAAGCCACCCCTAATTACATATCCTGATTTGGCTTTGAATC ATATGTCTTGTTTCCAAGGATTGTTCTTTTGTCCAGAAGCGGCCTCCTTGCTGCTCCATAATTTCTGCATTTACCATATTAGTCCTCCTGGGCATGAG TTGGGAGCTGCTCCAATTTGTCCAAGTGTTTCTGCCCATTGTGTTGACGACTTAGCTGATCAGATCCTTGAGGTCCTTAACTTTTTTGG GCTTGGTTCAGTGATGTGCATGGGAGTAACTGCGGGTGCTTACATCCTTACTCTGTTTGCT ATGAAATACAGAGAACGTGTTCTTGGTTTGATACTTATATCCCCTCTTTGCAGAGCCCCCTCTTGGACagaatggttttataacaag GTGATGTCaaatttgttatatttttatggaATGTGTGGACTGCTTAAAGAGTTTTTGCTTCAACGTTATTTCAGCAAG GAAGTTCGTGGTAATGCAGAAGTTCCTGAGTCGGATATAGTTCAAGCATGCAGAAGG TTGCTGGATGAGAGGCATGGCTCAAATGTGATGCGATTTCTTCAAGCAATTAATAg GAGACCTGACCTTAGCAGTGGGCTGAAGAGACTCAGATGTCGTACCCTAATATTTGTTGGGGATAACTCACCATTTCATTCTGAGGCCCTCTACATGACATCCAAGTTGGATAGAAGATTTAGTGCCTTAGTTGAG GTCCAGGCTTGTGGATCAATGGTGACAGAAGAACAGCCACATGCAATGTTGATACCTATGGAATACTTCTTCATGGGGTATGGGTTGTATAGGCCTTGCCAGTTGAGTGACAGCCCGAGGAGCCCTTTAAGTCCATCTTGCATCTCACCGGAGCTTCTGTCTCCAGAAAGCATGGGTTTGAAGTTAAAACCTATAAAGACACGTGTTTCCCTTGAAGTTTGA